Proteins encoded in a region of the Streptomyces sp. PCS3-D2 genome:
- a CDS encoding IS110 family transposase, translated as MFEIEDVGVFLGLDVGKSSHHGHGLTPGGKKVFDKQLPNSEPKLRAVFDKLTAKFGTVLVIVDQPASIGALPLTVARDAGCQVAYLPGLAMRRIADLYPGEAKTDAKDAAVIADAARTMPHTLRSLELTDQITAELTVLVGFDQDLAAEATRTSNRIRGLLTQFHPSLERVLGPRLDHQAVTWLLERYGSPAALRKAGRRRLVELIRPKAPRMATRLIDDVFNALDEQTVVVPGTGTLDIVIPSLAASLAAVHTQRRAMEAQINALLEAHPLSPVLTSMPGVGVRTAAVLLVTVGDGTSFPTAAHLASYAGLAPTTKQSGTSIHGEHAPRGGNRQLKRAMFLSAFACMNADPASRAYYDKQRARGKTHTQALLRLARQRISVLFAMLRDGTFYESRTPTDVELAA; from the coding sequence ATGTTCGAGATCGAAGACGTGGGCGTGTTCCTGGGCCTGGACGTCGGCAAGAGCAGCCATCACGGTCATGGGCTCACCCCGGGCGGGAAGAAGGTCTTCGACAAGCAGCTGCCCAACAGCGAGCCCAAGCTGCGGGCCGTCTTCGACAAGCTGACCGCGAAGTTCGGCACCGTGCTGGTGATCGTGGACCAGCCCGCCTCCATCGGCGCCCTGCCACTGACCGTCGCCCGCGACGCGGGCTGCCAGGTCGCCTACCTGCCCGGACTGGCGATGCGCCGGATCGCCGACCTCTACCCGGGCGAGGCCAAGACCGACGCCAAGGACGCCGCCGTCATCGCGGACGCCGCCCGGACGATGCCGCACACCCTGCGCTCGCTGGAGCTGACCGACCAGATCACCGCCGAGCTGACCGTGCTCGTCGGCTTCGACCAGGACCTGGCCGCCGAGGCCACCCGCACCTCCAACCGGATACGGGGCCTGCTCACCCAGTTCCACCCCAGCCTGGAACGCGTCCTGGGCCCGCGCCTGGACCACCAGGCCGTGACCTGGCTGCTGGAGCGCTACGGATCCCCAGCCGCCCTGCGCAAGGCCGGACGCCGCAGACTCGTCGAGCTGATCCGCCCGAAGGCCCCGCGCATGGCCACCAGGCTGATCGACGACGTCTTCAACGCGCTCGACGAGCAGACCGTCGTCGTTCCCGGGACCGGCACCCTCGACATCGTCATCCCCTCCCTGGCCGCCTCGCTGGCCGCTGTCCACACCCAGCGCCGGGCGATGGAAGCCCAGATCAACGCCCTGCTGGAGGCTCACCCTCTTTCCCCGGTCCTGACGTCGATGCCCGGCGTCGGCGTCAGGACCGCCGCCGTCCTGCTGGTCACCGTCGGCGACGGCACCAGCTTCCCCACCGCCGCCCACCTCGCCTCCTACGCCGGCCTCGCCCCCACCACGAAGCAGTCCGGGACCTCGATCCATGGCGAACACGCACCCCGAGGCGGAAACCGGCAGCTCAAACGGGCGATGTTTCTCTCCGCCTTCGCCTGCATGAACGCCGACCCGGCCTCCCGCGCCTACTACGACAAGCAACGAGCACGCGGCAAAACCCACACCCAGGCCCTCCTCCGCCTCGCCCGCCAACGCATCAGCGTCCTGTTCGCCATGCTCCGCGACGGCACCTTCTACGAATCCCGGACACCGACGGACGTCGAGCTCGCCGCTTAG
- a CDS encoding NADP-dependent oxidoreductase, protein MLAAVVTGFGGPERVELAEVPVPRPEAGQVRIKVAAAGLNPVDAGVRTGIFGGAGQRIGLGWDVVGKIDETGPGVAGWNRGDRVVGLHHGPVKPLGTHAEYAVLDASAVAAAPAAADDPVAAALPLAGLTAARAVDQLGLAPGSSVLVTGAAGMVGGLAVQLAARAGLVVTALAGPGDEELVRSLGAAAFVPRGSAPAGPVDGVLDAAVLGGAALALVRDGGVYVGLIPHHAPAAERGIRVEEQEVAADGELLARLVSLVEEGALTLRVAEVFPLAEAAKAHDLLATPGVRGRIVLTP, encoded by the coding sequence ATGCTGGCGGCCGTGGTGACCGGGTTCGGCGGCCCGGAGCGGGTCGAGCTGGCCGAGGTGCCGGTGCCGCGTCCGGAGGCGGGCCAGGTCAGGATCAAGGTCGCGGCCGCCGGGCTCAACCCGGTGGACGCAGGGGTCCGCACCGGGATCTTCGGCGGGGCCGGGCAGCGGATCGGCCTCGGCTGGGACGTCGTCGGGAAGATCGACGAGACCGGCCCGGGGGTGGCCGGCTGGAACCGCGGCGACCGAGTAGTGGGCCTGCACCACGGCCCGGTGAAGCCGCTGGGCACGCACGCGGAGTACGCGGTGCTCGATGCCTCCGCCGTGGCCGCCGCGCCGGCCGCGGCGGACGACCCGGTCGCGGCCGCGCTGCCGCTGGCCGGCCTGACCGCCGCCCGCGCGGTGGACCAGCTGGGGCTCGCCCCCGGCTCCTCGGTGCTGGTCACCGGCGCCGCGGGGATGGTCGGAGGCCTGGCGGTGCAGCTCGCCGCGCGGGCCGGACTGGTGGTGACGGCCCTGGCGGGCCCGGGGGACGAGGAGCTCGTACGGTCGCTCGGCGCGGCCGCCTTCGTGCCGCGCGGCAGCGCTCCGGCCGGACCGGTGGACGGGGTCCTGGACGCGGCCGTCCTGGGCGGGGCCGCACTGGCCCTCGTCCGCGACGGCGGGGTCTACGTGGGCCTGATCCCGCACCACGCCCCGGCTGCGGAGCGCGGCATCCGGGTGGAGGAGCAGGAGGTCGCGGCGGACGGGGAACTGCTGGCCCGCCTGGTGTCCCTGGTCGAGGAGGGCGCGCTCACCCTGCGGGTCGCGGAGGTCTTCCCGCTCGCCGAGGCGGCGAAGGCGCACGACCTGCTCGCGACGCCGGGCGTGCGCGGCAGGATCGTCCTGACGCCGTGA
- a CDS encoding helix-turn-helix domain-containing protein, with protein sequence MATSTAAARREEARFAYDAFLKECPTSQLLARISDKWVGLIVCALGETDDRSLRYSDLGRKIPGVSQKMLTQTLRSLERDGLVTRHVTPTVPVRVNYRLTDLGSSLGLLLSSVKLWAETNFDEVNAHRDAYDRASAAS encoded by the coding sequence ATGGCCACCAGTACCGCCGCGGCCCGCCGCGAGGAAGCCCGATTCGCCTACGACGCCTTCCTCAAGGAATGCCCCACCAGCCAGCTCCTGGCCCGGATCAGCGACAAGTGGGTCGGCCTCATCGTCTGCGCCCTCGGCGAGACCGACGACCGCTCCCTGCGCTACAGCGACCTCGGCCGCAAGATCCCCGGGGTCAGCCAGAAGATGCTCACCCAGACCCTGCGCTCCCTCGAACGCGACGGCCTCGTCACCCGCCACGTCACGCCCACCGTCCCCGTCCGCGTCAACTATCGGCTCACCGACCTGGGCAGCAGCCTCGGCTTGCTGCTCTCCTCCGTGAAGCTCTGGGCCGAGACCAACTTCGACGAGGTCAACGCCCACCGCGACGCCTACGACCGGGCCTCCGCAGCCTCCTGA
- a CDS encoding Mut7-C RNAse domain-containing protein, which yields MNGPGIQLTLAPELRLFAPPSRRADRVPTATDGASSLGHVVESAGVPLTEVGRLLVDGREVPVSYVPQDGQIVEVCGVVRPQEVPGAPLRFLLDVHLGTLARRLRLLGVDAAYENEDIGDPALATRSAAERRVLLSRDRGLLRRREIFAGAYVYSDNPDEQLRDVLGRFAPALAPWTRCTACNGPLHEADKESVGDRLEHGTHRSYDVFAQCSACERVYWRGAHHARLERIVDEALVEFGTA from the coding sequence GTGAACGGACCCGGCATTCAGCTCACCCTCGCCCCCGAACTGCGCCTCTTCGCCCCGCCCAGCCGGCGCGCGGACCGCGTACCGACCGCGACCGATGGCGCCTCCAGCCTCGGCCACGTCGTCGAATCCGCCGGGGTCCCGCTCACCGAGGTCGGCCGCCTCCTCGTCGACGGCCGCGAGGTTCCCGTCTCCTACGTGCCCCAGGACGGCCAGATCGTCGAGGTGTGCGGGGTCGTGCGCCCCCAGGAGGTGCCCGGCGCCCCGCTCCGCTTCCTCCTCGACGTCCACCTCGGCACGCTCGCCCGCCGGCTGCGCCTGCTCGGCGTCGACGCCGCGTACGAGAACGAGGACATCGGCGACCCCGCCCTGGCCACCCGCTCCGCCGCCGAACGGCGCGTCCTGCTCTCCCGCGACCGCGGCCTGCTCCGCCGCCGCGAGATCTTCGCCGGAGCGTACGTCTACAGCGACAACCCCGACGAGCAACTGCGCGACGTCCTCGGCCGCTTCGCCCCCGCCCTGGCCCCGTGGACCCGCTGCACCGCCTGCAACGGGCCGCTCCACGAGGCCGACAAGGAGAGCGTCGGCGACCGCCTGGAGCACGGCACGCACCGCTCCTACGACGTCTTCGCGCAGTGCTCCGCGTGCGAGCGCGTGTACTGGCGCGGCGCCCACCACGCCCGCCTGGAGCGGATCGTCGACGAGGCACTCGTCGAGTTCGGCACCGCCTGA
- a CDS encoding YnfA family protein, with product MLIARSAALFSLAALLEIGGAWLVWQGVREHRGWAWIGAGVIALGLYGFVATLQPQGDFARVLAAYGGVFVAGSLAWGAVADGYRPDRWDIAGALVCLFGMAVIMYAPRGR from the coding sequence ATGCTGATCGCCCGCTCCGCAGCCCTCTTCTCCCTCGCCGCGCTCCTGGAGATCGGCGGCGCCTGGCTCGTCTGGCAGGGCGTGCGCGAGCACCGAGGCTGGGCCTGGATCGGAGCCGGGGTGATCGCCCTCGGCCTCTACGGCTTCGTCGCCACCCTCCAGCCCCAGGGCGACTTCGCCCGGGTCCTCGCCGCCTACGGCGGGGTCTTCGTCGCCGGCTCCCTCGCCTGGGGTGCCGTCGCCGACGGCTACCGCCCCGACCGCTGGGACATCGCCGGCGCCCTCGTCTGCCTCTTCGGAATGGCCGTGATCATGTACGCCCCGCGCGGCCGCTGA
- a CDS encoding SDR family NAD(P)-dependent oxidoreductase: MSTAATRTAVVTGASSGIGAATARQLAAAGYHVVLTARRKDRIEALAAELAEAGHSATAHALDVTDRAAVDALAASLERCDVLVNNAGGAIGAEPVATGDPADWRTMYEVNVIGTLHVTQALLPALTASGDGTVVVLSSTAGHATYEGGAGYVAAKNGARVLAETLRLEIVGQPVRVIEIAPGMVRTEEFAKTRFRGDTEKAEKVYAGVAEPLTADDVADTITWAVTRPSHVNIDLLVVRPRAQASNTKVHREL, from the coding sequence ATGAGCACGGCCGCCACCCGAACCGCCGTAGTGACCGGCGCGAGCAGCGGCATCGGCGCGGCCACGGCCCGGCAACTCGCCGCCGCCGGCTACCACGTCGTCCTCACCGCCCGCCGCAAGGACCGCATCGAGGCCCTCGCCGCCGAGCTCGCCGAGGCCGGACACTCCGCCACCGCGCACGCCCTCGACGTCACCGACCGCGCCGCCGTCGACGCCCTCGCCGCCTCCCTCGAACGCTGCGACGTACTCGTCAACAACGCGGGCGGCGCCATCGGCGCCGAGCCCGTCGCCACCGGCGACCCCGCCGACTGGCGCACCATGTACGAGGTCAACGTCATCGGGACGCTCCACGTCACCCAGGCGCTGCTCCCCGCCCTCACCGCCTCCGGCGACGGCACCGTCGTGGTCCTCTCCTCCACCGCCGGCCACGCCACGTACGAGGGCGGCGCGGGCTACGTCGCCGCCAAGAACGGCGCCCGCGTCCTCGCCGAGACGCTCCGCCTGGAGATCGTCGGCCAGCCCGTGCGCGTCATCGAGATCGCCCCCGGCATGGTCCGGACGGAGGAGTTCGCGAAGACCCGGTTCCGCGGCGACACGGAGAAGGCGGAGAAGGTCTACGCGGGCGTCGCCGAACCGCTGACCGCCGACGACGTCGCCGACACCATCACCTGGGCGGTGACCCGCCCCAGCCACGTCAACATCGACCTCCTGGTGGTCCGCCCCCGGGCCCAGGCCTCGAACACGAAGGTCCACCGCGAGCTCTAG
- a CDS encoding RtcB family protein — protein MSYVEVPGAQVPIRMWTDPASVEPGAMQQLHNVATLPWIKGLAVMPDVHYGKGATVGSVIAMKDAVCPAAVGVDIGCGMSAVKTSLTANDLPGDLSKLRSKIEQAIPVGMGMHKEAVDPSRLYGFSVQGYEDLWKRFDWLTDAVKPRRERAAKQIGTLGSGNHFIEFCLDEQGSVWLMLHSGSRNIGNELAAHHIGVARGLSHNQNLVDRDLAVFLAATQEMEAYRNDLFWAQEYAKLNRAAMMSLFKEVVRKEFRKARVSFDREISCHHNYVAEERYDGMDLLVTRKGAIRAGSGDYGIIPGSMGTGSYIVKGLGNEKAFNSASHGAGRKMSRTAAKKKFSARDLVEQTKGVECRKDSGVVDEIPGAYKSIEQVIDQQTDLVQVVAKLKQVICVKG, from the coding sequence ATGTCGTACGTAGAGGTACCGGGGGCGCAGGTCCCGATCCGGATGTGGACCGACCCGGCGTCGGTCGAGCCGGGGGCGATGCAGCAGCTCCACAACGTCGCCACGCTTCCGTGGATCAAGGGTCTGGCCGTCATGCCGGACGTCCACTACGGCAAGGGGGCCACCGTCGGCTCGGTGATCGCGATGAAGGACGCGGTCTGTCCGGCGGCGGTGGGCGTGGACATCGGCTGCGGCATGTCGGCGGTGAAAACCTCCCTGACGGCGAACGACCTCCCGGGTGACCTCTCCAAGCTCCGCTCGAAGATCGAGCAGGCGATCCCGGTGGGCATGGGGATGCACAAGGAGGCCGTGGACCCGTCGCGGCTGTACGGCTTCTCGGTGCAGGGGTACGAGGATCTGTGGAAGCGGTTCGACTGGCTCACCGATGCGGTCAAGCCGCGCCGGGAACGCGCCGCGAAGCAGATCGGGACGCTCGGAAGCGGAAACCACTTCATCGAGTTCTGCCTGGACGAGCAGGGCTCGGTCTGGCTGATGCTGCACTCCGGCTCCCGGAACATCGGGAACGAGCTCGCCGCGCACCACATCGGCGTCGCCCGCGGGCTCTCCCACAACCAGAACCTCGTCGACCGGGACCTGGCGGTCTTCCTCGCGGCCACGCAGGAGATGGAGGCGTACCGCAACGACCTCTTCTGGGCGCAGGAGTACGCGAAGCTGAACCGCGCGGCGATGATGAGCCTGTTCAAGGAGGTCGTCCGCAAGGAGTTCCGCAAGGCCCGGGTCTCCTTCGACCGAGAGATCAGCTGCCACCACAACTACGTGGCGGAAGAGCGGTACGACGGCATGGACCTGCTGGTCACCCGCAAGGGCGCGATCCGCGCCGGCAGTGGTGACTACGGGATCATCCCCGGCTCGATGGGCACGGGTTCGTACATCGTGAAGGGGCTCGGCAACGAGAAGGCCTTCAACTCGGCCTCGCACGGAGCGGGCCGGAAGATGAGCCGTACCGCGGCGAAGAAGAAGTTCTCGGCGCGCGACCTGGTGGAGCAGACGAAGGGCGTCGAGTGCCGCAAGGACTCGGGCGTGGTGGACGAGATCCCGGGCGCGTACAAGTCGATCGAGCAGGTCATCGATCAGCAGACCGACCTCGTCCAGGTCGTGGCCAAGCTCAAGCAGGTCATCTGCGTCAAGGGCTGA